Proteins from a genomic interval of Trichoderma breve strain T069 chromosome 2, whole genome shotgun sequence:
- a CDS encoding zinc-finger of the MIZ type in nse subunit domain-containing protein produces the protein MSRRLFNRGGRAAASSTSTSTTTVTALPDYEPLSFPLSDTARQELIELSNNRGAAPYESQLKDSIRNLGLSVSDLNERLRRGQDRLAAVRERREEKGTAKTAEEERLEEEIPEFEKEVERLTRESERALRDTIDRRAELEDGAIVLEELSTTATTNTIAQTRGAAAAQSRRRQANGATSDEEDAAERQDEDEEGPVTSILDTFRELRAKKRAEYTNLDVQQRYALNNDYAGFKKLWHEAAAGEDGPPLPDASRWFLSNGEPDMTTPSRDGQNGTRDDDDDDIAVQRETISINCPLTLLPMTEPYRSRKCPHTFEKAAILDYLTPRGEHQCPQTGCSQMFSRARFDHEFYLDEAMKRRIQRWKQAEQNRRDIDDEDEDEDDANESLVFETEKQARGGGTRGLKREAR, from the exons ATGTCGCGTCGTCTTTTCAATCGCGGTGGCCgtgctgctgcctcatcGACCAGCACCTCTACCACCACAGTTACAGCTCTCCCCGATTACGAGCCTCTGTCTTTCCCTCTATCCGATACCGCCCGGCAAGAATTGATCGAGCTTTCGAACAACCGCGGCGCTGCACCTTATGAGAGCCAGCTGAAGGACTCCATCCGTAATCTTGGCCTTAGCGTAAGCGATCTGAACGAGCGCCTACGCAGAGGCCAGGATCGACTGGCTGCAGTCCGTGAGCGTCGAGAGGAGAAGGGCACAGCCAAGACGGCCGAAGAGGAGCGACTGGAAGAGGAGATTCCCGAATTCGAAAAAGAGGTGGAGAGACTGACACGAGAATCCGAGCGTGCCCTCAGAGATACCATTGATCGAAGAGCCGAGCTGGAGGACGGAGCTATTGTCCTGGAGGAGCTCAGCACGACCGCCACAACAAACACAATAGCTCAGACAAGAGGCGCAGCTGCTGCCcaaagccgacgacgacaggCCAACGGAGCTACCagtgatgaggaagacgctGCTGAGaggcaagatgaagacgaagaggggCCAGTGACTAGCATCCTCGATACGTTTCGTGAGCTCCGCGCCAAGAAGAGGGCCGAATACACGAACCTTGACGTCCAGCAGCGGTACGCTCTCAACAATGACTATGCCGGCTTCAAGAAGCTGTGGCAcgaagctgctgcaggtgaAGATGGCCCTCCCTTGCCAGATGCCTCACGATGGTTCCTGTCCAATGGCGAACCGGATATGACAACCCCCAGCCGTGATGGGCAGAATGGCACCcgagacgatgacgacgacgacataGCTGTCCAGCGGGAAACGATTAGCATAAACTGCCCCTTGACCCTCCTTCCAATGACGGAGCCATACAGAAGTCGCAAGTGCCCGCATACTTTTGAAAAGGCTGCCATTTTGGACTACCTGACGCCCCGGGGAGAGCACCAATGCCCCCAGACGGGCTGTTCTCAG ATGTTCTCTCGAGCCCGGTTTGACCATGAGTTTTACTTGGACGAGGCGATGAAGCGAAGAATCCAACGTTGGAagcaagcagagcaaaaCCGTCGCGATAtagatgacgaagacgaagacgaagacgatgcaAATGAATCTCTTGTTTTCGAGACAGAGAAACAAGCAAGAGGAGGCGGTACAAGAGGcctgaagagagaggcgagaTGA
- a CDS encoding methyltransferase domain-containing protein gives MAAPTRAVAGVASGLSRLVSRSRPRLPIASISVSTPAKTAAASSRWHSGFSSVNPNEVSHFNALAAEWWEPHGSSRLLHLMNPLRHDFIRSCRESSDDLNSITYLDIGCGGGIFAESAARLATTKHVTAIDPTPSVLNVAKAHARKDPSLAGKLSYLQSSVEQLEVPAEGQGYDIVTLFEVIEHIDDPGAFLERVRPLVKPGGWLIMSTIARTWVSWLTTNLIAEDILRIVPPGTHDWNKYINEGELRGYLAGKGWDSAKVMGVVYVPGFGWREVKGSEKVGNYFFAVRKA, from the coding sequence ATGGCCGCGCCGACCCGAGCTGTGGCCGGTGTGGCAAGCGGCCTGTCCCGGCTGGTGTCTCGTTCTCGTCCACGGCTGCCAATTGCCTCTATCTCTGTTTCTACTCCAGCGAAGACGGCGGCTGCATCATCGCGATGGCACTCGGGCTTCTCGTCGGTCAACCCCAATGAGGTCTCACACTTCAATGCCCTCGCCGCTGAGTGGTGGGAGCCTCACGGATCGTCGCGCCTGCTACACCTCATGAATCCCCTGCGCCACGACTTCATCCGCTCCTGTCGCGAGTCCTCCGACGACCTCAATTCCATCACGTACCTCGACATTGGCTGCGGCGGTGGCATCTTTGCTGAGAGCGCCGCCCGCCTAGCCACCACCAAGCACGTCACCGCCATCGATCCCACGCCGTCCGTCCTCAACGTCGCAAAAGCACATGCCCGCAAGGACCCTTCGCTGGCGGGGAAGCTATCCTACCTACAATCTTCggtcgagcagcttgaggTCCCTGCCGAGGGCCAGGGCTACGATATCGTGACTCTCTTCGAAGTCATTGAGCACATTGACGACCCGGGGGCGTTTCTAGAGCGCGTGCGCCCGCTCGTGAAACCTGGCGGGTGGCTCATCATGAGCACCATTGCGCGGACGTGGGTCAGCTGGTTGACGACGAACTTGATTGCCGAGGACATCCTGCGCATTGTGCCGCCGGGGACGCACGACTGGAACAAATACATCAATGAGGGTGAACTGAGGGGGTATCTTGCCGGCAAGGGCTGGGACAGCGCAAAAGTAATGGGCGTTGTCTATGTCCCTGGGTTTGGATGGAGGGAGGTCAAGGGCAGCGAAAAGGTGGGCAACTATTTCTTTGCTGTGCGCAAGGCATAG
- a CDS encoding PAS domain-containing protein, whose protein sequence is MVSSGSSGLPLQLNPWEDQALNYEFPTQSATHAGNDSTPVPAWIQLQDPIIYPGIYSASGIDVMGVLLRVMSRPNPCIDIGPLDCSVSLTLCDLSQPNAPIVYASPGFYELTGYSPQETMGRNCRFLQYPPHVQPPARSSPSDIHEPVTMMRHAIRTNQEVRVQVLNYKKNGTAFTNVVTILPLWADNTGHHYAVGFQAEL, encoded by the exons ATGGTGTCTTCAGGGTCTTCCGGATTGCCATTACAGCTGAATCCATGGGAAGACCAGGCCCTCAAC TACGAGTTTCCAACCCAGTCTGCTACTCATGCAGGAAACGACAGCACTCCTGTTCCGGCTTGGATACAGCTTCAAGACCCAATCATATATCCCGGAATCTATTCCGCTAGCGGCATTGATGTGATGGGTGTACTG TTGCGAGTAATGTCTCGACCAAATCCTTGCATTGATATCGGGCCTCTCGACTGCTCTGTGTCGCTCACATTATGCGATCTCAGCCAACCCAATGCGCCCATCGTCTACGCCTCCCCTGGCTTCTACGAACTGACTGGCTATTCTCCCCAAGAGACTATGGGTAGAAACTGTCGGTTTCTGCAATACCCCCCTCATGTGCAGCCGCCGGCCAGATCCAGTCCTTCAGACATTCATGAGCCCGTTACAATGATGCGGCATGCCATCCGGACCAATCAAGAAGTTCGGGTCCAGGTTCTCAACTATAAGAAAAACGGCACAGCCTTTACCAATGTCGTCACTATATTACCCTTGTGGGCTGATAATACTGGGCATCATTATGCCGTGGGGTTCCAGGCTGAATTATAG
- a CDS encoding spinocerebellar ataxia type 10 protein domain-containing protein — MFLALDCGKSLLRELLVFIAVWDKDEQSLIFQVTTQIVEAIHHSALVPYAWNSLRIPKDIISPAQTVLLRLVNHMLRARAASSTTQDSKDQTRDLKLVHFFFSFFRSRIVPECAALMHLQAQIREENRDPAEFPVDSWDMERAKDGLSQYLEFLTTVAEMVDMRPHLIEWQAIYDLITILSSLEAAVPKKPLVEVPKRAPAAESTSNASNNASNDPMVERPYATGDEGVSPSPPPPPLQEPAHKFPWSGIKGQIFTIIATLLQPPPGQSTPGNAQVQMQMMKYNGIVPLLNCCAYDDHNPFAKERVTICLKWLLDGCEAANNFFRELVNLAPQPNLRPPPGGTTVSTIKLDGVQGEVKVQVRSNTAPPLADRGASSTDELLEKAAELNLGLNQSKSGSRSNIEEDFMA, encoded by the coding sequence ATGTTTCTTGCGCTGGACTGTGGAAAGAGCCTACTACGTGAGCTGCTTGTATTCATTGCTGTGTGGGATAAGGACGAGCAAAGCCTTATTTTCCAAGTCACAACGCAGATTGTCGAGGCTATTCACCACAGCGCCCTGGTGCCCTATGCGTGGAATTCTCTAAGAATCCCCAAGGACATCATCTCCCCGGCGCAAACAGTTCTCTTGCGTCTTGTCAACCATATGCTTCGGGCCCGTGCCGCCAGTTCTACCACACAGGATTCCAAGGACCAGACCAGAGATCTCAAATTAGTGCACTTCTTCTTTAGCTTTTTCCGGAGCCGCATCGTCCCCGAGTGCGCGGCTCTCATGCATTTACAAGCTCAGATTCGCGAGGAGAATCGTGATCCCGCCGAGTTTCCGGTCGATAGCTGGGATATGGAACGAGCCAAGGATGGGCTGTCCCAGTACCTGGAATTTCTCACGACTGTGGCCGAAATGGTGGACATGAGGCCTCATCTTATCGAGTGGCAGGCTATCTATGATCTCATCACGATCCTCAGCAGCCTAGAGGCCGCCGTGCCGAAGAAACCACTTGTCGAAGTGCCTAAACGCgccccagcagcagagagCACATCTAACGCCAGTAACAATGCCAGCAACGACCCGATGGTGGAACGGCCATACGCAACTGGAGACGAAGGCGTATCTCCATCACCCCCACCGCCCCCTCTGCAAGAGCCGGCTCACAAGTTCCCATGGTCTGGCATAAAGGGCCAGATATTCACCATCATTGCGACGCTGTTGCAGCCACCACCTGGGCAAAGTACTCCGGGTAATGCCCAAGTGCAGATGCAAATGATGAAGTACAACGGCATTGTGCCGCTGCTCAACTGCTGCGCATATGACGACCACAATCCATTTGCCAAGGAGCGAGTTACTATCTGCTTGAAATGGCTATTGGATGGTTGTGAAGCTGCCAACAACTTCTTCCGCGAGCTAGTCAACTTGGCACCGCAGCCGAATCTGCGGCCACCGCCCGGAGGCACCACGGTGTCGACGATTAAGCTGGATGGAGTGCAGGGAGAGGTCAAGGTGCAAGTGCGGTCGAACACGGCGCCGCCATTGGCAGACCGCGGCGCCAGCAGCACtgatgagctgcttgagaaGGCAGCCGAACTTAACCTGGGGCTGAATCAGAGCAAGAGCGGTAGTCGAAGCAACATTGAGGAAGACTTTATGGCATAG
- a CDS encoding phosphorylase superfamily domain-containing protein, translating to MSDLPTTFDQPVHIAVIGGTGLAQLEGYEPIAVVNPITPWGPPASPISILSHNGVNIAFLARHGLHHQFAPHEVPNQANIAALRHLGVRCVIAFSAVGSLQEEIKPMDFVIPDQVIDRTKGIRPFTFFEGGVVGHVGFADPFDKKLADIVKTCAAHMEGDGVVLHDKGTLICMEGPQFSTRAESHMYRSWGGSVINMSALPEAKLAREAELSYQVICMATDYDCWHSYEDVNVEMVIKYMQANSQNAKRLVGGVLDQLSKLDHSDLVLAKHWEGASSGPVKFMTKPAGRNPEAMKKVEYLFPGFWDN from the exons ATGTCCGACCTCCCCACTACCTTCGATC AGCCCGTCCACATTGCCGTCATCGGTGGCACCGGCCTTGCCCAGCTCGAGGGCTACGAGCCCATTGCTGTCGTCAACCCCATCACCCCTTGGGGACCTCCCGCctcgcccatctccatcctctcccacaACGGTGTCAACATTGCCTTCCTCGCCCGTCACGGTCTGCACCATCAGTTTGCGCCTCACGAAGTTCCCAACCAGGCCAACATCGCTGCTCTCCGCCACCTCGGTGTCCGATGCGTCATTGCCTTCTCCGCTGTGGGCTCCCTGCAGGAGGAGATTAAGCCCATGGACTTTGTGATTCCCGACCAGGTCATCGATCGCACCAAGGGCATCCGGCCGTTCACCTTCTTTGAGGGTGGTGTTGTAGGCCACGTCGGATTTGCCGACCCATtcgacaagaagctggcagATATTGTCAAGACCTGTGCGGCGCATATGGAGGGTGATGGCGTAGTGCTCCATGACAAGGGCACCCTGATCTGCATGG AGGGACCCCAATTCTCCACCCGTGCCGAGTCTCACATGTACCGTTCATGGGGTGGCTCTGTCATCAACATGTCTGCCCTTCCCGAGGCCAAGCTCGCCCGCGAGGCTGAGCTTTCCTACCAGGTCATCTGCATGGCTACCGACTACGACTGCTGGCACTCATACGAGGACGTCAACGTCGAGATGGTTATCAAGTACATGCAGGCCAACAGCCAGAATGCTAAGCGTCTTGTTGGCGGTGTTCTGGACCAGCTCTCCAAGCTGGACCACAGCGACCTTGTCCTGGCCAAGCACTGGGAGGGTGCGTCTTCTGGCCCTGTCAAGTTCATGACCAAGCCTGCTGGCAGGAACCCtgaggccatgaagaaggTCGAGTACCTGTTCCCGGGCTTCTGGGATAACTAG
- a CDS encoding 3,4-dihydroxy-2-butanone 4-phosphate synthase domain-containing protein: MPSSTIDQSQFDSIPDSIEAFRRGEFLVVLDDPSRENEADLIIAADSVTTEQMAWMVRHSSGLICAPITHARADALDLPPMVQHSQDPRGTAYTISVDAADPSVTTGISAHDRALVCRVLADPASTAASLRRPGHVLPLRAAPGGIRARNGHTEAATEFCRLAGKAEAGVICEIVDDGEEVPGQAVRNEPGMLRGEACIDFARKWGLKVCTIADLVAYVEKTEGKLAANGPN, encoded by the exons ATGCCTTCCTCCACCATAGATCAGAGTCAATTCGACTCCATCCCCGACTCTATCGAGGCCTTCC GTAGAGGCGagttcctcgtcgtccttgaCGATCCCTCCCGCGAAAACGAGGCcgacctcatcatcgccgccgacTCCGTCACCACAGAGCAAATGGCCTGGATGGTCCGCCACTCCTCCGGCCTCATCTGCGCCCCCATCACCCACGCCCGCGCCGATGCCCTCGACCTACCGCCCATGGTCCAGCACTCCCAGGACCCGCGCGGCACCGCCTACACAATCTCCGTCGATGCCGCCGACCCCTCCGTCACCACCGGCATCAGCGCCCACGACCGCGCCCTTGTGTGCCGCGTGCTGGCCGATCCCGCCTCGACCGCCGCCAGCCTGCGTCGTCCAGGACATGTCCTGCCGCTGCGCGCTGCGCCTGGCGGAATCCGCGCCCGTAATGGCCATACCGAGGCTGCTACCGAGTTCTGCCGCCTTGctggcaaggctgaggcggGCGTCATCTGCGAGATTGtcgatgatggagaggaggttCCTGGCCAGGCTGTTCGCAATGAGCCCGGTATGCTTCGCGGCGAGGCCTGCATCGACTTTGCCCGGAAATGGGGCCTCAAGGTCTGCACTATTGCGGACCTGGTAGCCTATGTTGAGAAGACGGAGGGCAAGCTCGCAGCCAACGGACCAAATTGA
- a CDS encoding emopamil binding protein domain-containing protein, translated as MNSTVEQVMADLPLHPFSPFAVELPTYVANTHSAAVLVSIFAAGCSVIFLVTYGLIQRMRPSMGSGEMLVAMWFALCGCIHLFFEGYFSYNAFDMAGRTDIFGQLWKEYALSDSRYMTQDAFTVCMETVTAVFWGPMSFFCVYFIIADHPLRHPFQIIISLGQLYGDVLYYAICTFQEVVNDIVYCRPERFYFWAYYFLCNFFWIVIPLLLIRSSVNEIASVFAKVKAASVGKKAQ; from the exons ATGAATAGCACTGTTGAGCAAGTCATGGCAGATCTGCCGCTTCAccccttctctccttttGCCGTTGAGCTACCAACCTACGTTGCCAACACACATTCGGCGGCTGTCCTGGTGTCAATCTTTGCTGCGGGATGTTCTGTCATCTTTCTTGTCACGTATGGCCTCATTCAGCGGATGAGGCCCTCAATGGGCAGCGGTGAGATGCTGGTTGCCATGTGGTTCGCCCTCTGCGGTTGTATCCATCTCTTTTTCGAAG GCTATTTCTCCTACAATGCCTTCGACATGGCTGGTAGAACAgacatctttggccagcTCTGGAAGGAGTATGCCCTCTCGGATTCTCGTTACATGACCCAAGATGCTTTCACCGTCTGCATGGAGACTGTCACTGCTGTTTTCTGGGGCCCCATGTCCTTTTTCTGCGTCtacttcatcatcgccgacCACCCGCTCCGCCACCCCTTTCagatcatcatcagcctggGCCAGCTGTATGGTGATGTTCTCTACTACGCTATCTGCACCTTCCAGGAGGTCGTTAACGACATTGTCTACTGCCGACCTGAGCGATTCTACTTCTGGGCTTACTACTTCCTCTGCAACTTCTTCTGGATTGTCATTCCCTTGCTGCTCATCCGATCGAGCGTTAATGAGATTGCAAGCGTGTTTGCCAAAGTCAAGGCGGCATCTGTTGGTAAGAAGGCACAGTAA
- a CDS encoding nuclear pore complex assembly domain-containing protein: protein MIEYTDYQKVFPPGAQMPYDRKRIHEIEARRKELGGQLFIDRVLKALGISKSKVYPPKNDNGVKQLHQQICESNMSMHHKLSLIYYVLLDFDTVEGQASLSETFASASSMPQKYEIFMKGLWYMDGLEFSTALEYVAHPSLVSDFADDIIIALVQNAPDGDYDLALSYFHTVQPVLKNSKALELIFGAMAQTNVTEALLYSRTYPEHAREQLFRQLIAETLGNKSDQAGELAFLPFDSTEEAWFEEYLSTGDGRNLKKAKDTLLVRKIASDRFDEIRTQRTSSQWGPVLEGIKSGIEGQLE, encoded by the exons ATGATCGAGTACACCGACTACCAGAAGGTTTTCCCACCGGGAGCTCAAATGCCCTACGACCGCAAGCGCATACACGAAATCGAGGCGCGTCGGAAAGAGTTGGGTGGACAGCTCTTTATTGATCGTGTGCTGAAAGCATTGGGCATCAGCAAGA GCAAGGTGTATCCTCCGAAAAACGACAATGGAGTCAAACAGCTCCACCAACAGATTTGCGAAAGCAACATGTCGATGCACCACAAGCTGTCCTTGATCTACTATGTTCTCCTAGACTTTGACACGGTTGAGGGCCAAGCATCTCTATCAGAAACCTTTGCTTCCGCTTCCAGCATGCCGCAGAAGTACGAGATATTTATGAAGGGGCTGTGGTACATGGATGGCCTCGAATTTTCG ACCGCTCTGGAATATGTCGCCCACCCATCGCTGGTATCGGATTTTGCAGATGATATTATCATCGCACTGGTTCAGAATGCCCCGGATGGCGACTATGATCTTGCGCTGTCTTATTTCCACACTGTTCAGCCAGTCTTGAAGAATTCCAAGGCCCTTGAGCTCATCTTTGGCGCCATGGCTCAAACCAACGTCACTGAGGCGCTTCTTTATTCCCGAACATATCCTGAGCATGCCCGCGAGCAGCTCTTCCGACAGTTGATTGCAGAAACGCTCGGTAATAAGTCAGATCAGGCAGGCGAATTGGCTTTTCTGCCCTTTGACTCTACCGAAGAAGCGTGGTTTGAGGAATACCTCTCGACAGGTGATGGAAGAAATctcaaaaaggccaaggacaCCCTTCTCGTCCGCAAAATTGCCAGCGATCGATTTGACGAGATTCGAACCCAAAGAACGAGCAGCCAGTGGGGTCCTGTGCTTGAAGGTATCAAGTCAGGCATCGAGGGCCAATTGGAATGA
- a CDS encoding formamidopyrimidine-DNA glycosylase h2TH domain-containing protein: MIVVNKKRALKRQISYSLRISSKETSAVARIVHYLRKRLVGKTIANAAAIDDSSVFGKVGTSGKEVEEALKGRTVVSAGSQGKYFWITLDKPPHLVMHFGMTGWVHINGEKTAYTNYYKKMKESDIAQWPPKFWKFHLSTDDKEPVEVAFTDARRFGRVRLVNCPGESIRKHSPLVENGPDPVVDKDIFTEEYLRGKMKSRHVPIKALLLDQAMISGIGNWVADETLYQAKLHPEQYSDTFDDKEIAKLHESIRYVCQTAVDKLGDSDEFPDHWLFNYRWGKGDKDAATKLPNGEKLAFITVGGRTSCYAPGVQKKTGAVVASAKTEPVKSESGKSKPAKGKAAKSEPKEEEDDEVAEEKNPKRSRKQAAVVKEEPEEADDAGPPAKKRRGKGATAANKSETSVKKEVVEEDSGRRRSSRLRR; the protein is encoded by the exons ATGATTGTAGtcaacaagaaaagagcatTGAAGAGGCAAATCAGTTATAGCCTAAGAATATCGTCAAAGGAGACCTCAGCCG TTGCCCGTATTGTACACTACCTCCGCAAGAGGCTGGTGGGGAAGACCATCGCCAATGCTGCGGCCATAGATGATAGCAGCGTATTTGGCAAGGTCGGAACCAGTGGAAAAGAGGTCGAAGAGGCTCTGAAAGGTAGAACG GTTGTCTCCGCGGGCTCTCAAGGAAAATATTTTTG GATAACGTTAGACAAGCCACCGCATCTGGTAATGCATTTTGGCATGACGG GCTGGGTACACATAAACGGCGAGAAGACGGCTTATACAAACTACTacaagaaaatgaaggagaGCGACATTGCTCAATGGCCCCCCAAGTTTTGGAAGTTCCACCTCAGCACAGATGATAAAGAGCCCGTCGAAGTCGCATTCACCGATGCCCGGAGATTCGGACGCGTGCGTCTTGTCAACTGCCCTGGCGAATCCATTCGGAAACATTCTCCCCTTGTAGAGAATGGGCCTGATCCCGTTGTCGACAAGGACATCTTCACAGAGGAATATCTGCGCGGCAAGATGAAGTCCCGGCACGTCCCCATCAAGGCCCTACTGCTAGACCAAGCCATGATCAGTGGCATCGGAAACTGGGTCGCCGACGAGACTCTCTACCAAGCCAAACTTCACCCGGAGCAATATTCTGATACCTTTGATGACAAGGAAATCGCAAAGCTGCACGAGTCCATCCGTTATGTCTGCCAAACAGCCGTGGACAAACTGGGCGACTCGGATGAATTCCCTGATCACTGGCTCTTCAACTACCGCTGGGGCAAGGGCGACAAAGATGCAGCGACAAAGCTCCCCAACGGAGAAAAGCTCGCCTTCATCACTGTCGGCGGGCGGACTAGCTGCTACGCACCAGGCGTGCAGAAGAAGACCGGCGCTGTTGTTGCCAGCGCAAAGACAGAGCCCGTGAAGAGCGAATCAGGGAAGAGCAAGCCCGCAAAGGGCAAAGCAGCGAAGAGCGAGccgaaggaagaagaagatgatgaagtggCCGAAGAAAAGAACCCTAAGAGATCACGAAAACAGGCGGCGGTAGTCAAGGAAGAgcctgaagaagctgatgatgctggccCACCTGCTAAGAAGAGACGGGGCAAGGGAGCGACGGCGGCGAACAAATCGGAGACTTCTGTTAAAAAGGAAGTGGTGGAGGAAGACTCAGGCCGCCGCCGGTCTAGTCGCTTGAGGAGGTAG